ACAGCGCGTGACCTCACTCTGTGCAACTGACCCCCATCTACCAGCATACATCTGGAGCTTCAGTAAACCTGCAAAAACAGATACGCACAAGGAGCCATAGTTCAGCTTTTATGCTGCAGAAAATCTTGTTTAAGGGAAGAGGAAGGCCAGAGGGACACGAGTACAAAGAAAcaccttccttcctttttgggGTGGTTGCTGtttagaaagggaaaatgcgtagcactgcacagctgaagaaacagcatgacatttattttgcatagcAACTAGCAAAAAAAAGCTACAGAGCCCTGAAATTCATCATCCAAAATACACAATTCCTGCCCAAATAAAGAGAAACGGTGGTGGGTAGCAAACTAGGAAAGCTTCATTTGGCATAGATCCTACAAAATGCAGTTCAGCGGAAATCTCATAGGCAAGAAATTGTGCCTTCATCTCCTTAATAACTCCAGTCAGATGGGCTGAAGAGATGGGAACACAGGACAGGGGCAGAGCCCCAGCTTCTCctggaagcaaaggaaaacatgagGTCTTACATAGGAATACCTGGCTGTAGCAGTAACATAAGGTATACTCAATGGTGGCCAGAGAACCTGTAGCTGGGTTAAGATTTGGCTATAGGTGTGCACGTAGCCATGAAACAAATCTGCACTTGCTGGAGCACTCAGGAATTAAACCTTTTAAAGGGtaataaacataaaagaaaCCAAGAGGCAGAGGAACGGAGCCTTGAGTCTTCAGATCGAAATTACATGTTAAGCGTTCACTGAAGCTGACCAAGAGAAAAGCATAACTGACACTTTCATTCTGGCAAAGAGTTAGTATTTTTTCCAGGCAGGAGAACATGGCTCTGCCCTGTGGAAAGAGATCCGAGAGCAAcgagtgctgctgcagctgattAACAGTGCCACCAGCCGGCCAACTGGAAGAGTGCCAGTTTACCTAAGGAGTAAAACGTCATGCGCATCTATTCGCCACCTTTCACCCCACAAACACTGCACAGTCAGACCCTGCTCCCGCAAGCCCTTTGCCAAATATAACAAGGATTATTCCTCTGAGAAGCCGAAGGAAAGGTCTTACACCCACAGAGAGGCTTTGCGGCACTAATGTCAGCAGGGTCAAAGAAGACAATGAATCCCTTCAGCTTTCCTGGTACAGCTAATAGCGCACAACAGAACAATATATAACAGTTTACACTGTGCAGGTGTCACATGGTGTCATTAATACAGACACCTTTCCACTGAGAGGTCTGTGTGCATTTAGACAGTCCCAGGAAACCATTAAAAGCTGGTGAAGAAAAGGACAGCGTGACAAGGGATGAAAtctgaaagagatgaaaagaaagacGGTCAAATGGTGCTATACTCCAAGCCCCAGCAATAAAACAATGTAAGAGATAACAAGTGACCACCAGTGAAAGTTTAATTTCCCATCTTCAAAACAGATTTAGGATTGTGCCAAGATCCTTTTCCCAAGTCTCTCTGAACTCTGAAGCAGTGCAATTCCATTCTAGAGCCACCGACGACATATAAATGTTATGACCAATAAAAACAGAGAGGTACAGAGATAAGAAATGGCTGTGTGAGATATGTCTCTGAAGGGGATCCGCACCGAAGACTGTCTACGTGAAGTTAAAAAAATCCTTGGGTTTTGGGCATGTTTCTCAATCAAATTTTGTATCTTCATGGCTTTGAGGCTGTTACTGATGAAGACGGCTGTGGAGCAGACCCTCTATTCCTAGGGAAATAGTATCTAATAAAGAAGAGTCAAGGAATGCTAAACAACACTTCCACCCAGAGATTTACAAAGCAAGAAGGCAGAATGCCCTGCTTATTGTTGTCTCTCTTTCAGATGTTCAGTTTCACAGCATTGCTGGCAGCAGCGCTGTAGAAAAGCATGCCTTTGCAGAGAAGTGACAAAACAGATACATATCTGTTTCCTTCCCTCTAAGGCAAAAGGAGTGAGCTGTTTAGTTACAAGAGCCTGTCCCAAGACACACCAACTCCAAGTTCAGCCAAAGAGTCAAGATATAGCTCGCTTGGAACACTGCAATGTATTTCCCCATCCTCCCCACATCCTCAGTTTTGCTACTGAGTCACTTCCGTTATTCTGAAATTGCAGTTATCTCCATCACAGATGTCATATGTGCAGAGAAGTTGATGGCTGTCAGTAGAAAATTGCCTCTAGTTCTGACAGACATACCAAATCACATTACCCTATCGTTACTGCCTAAAGCAGTACGTCCTTACCATCTAATGAATACCTGAAAGTCAGAACAACTGAGTTTTTAGCTGGATCTTGGCATGTTTCTTGCCTCATTTTCCTTACTTTTGACCCACCAAGATATAGGGAATCATTCCAGAATCAGATTATGAGCCAAACAAAACCTATTCTGAAAGGATACATGAGCGTGGGGATACCCCGTGTTGCCAGGTACTTCTGGATGAGCCTCTCGGTACCATACCAGTTGAAATCTTTTGTTGCGTACCCAATACGTGGAAAGTGCACCGATGCTGAGAAGTGAAGAAAGAGCACACACTCTTTAGGACAAGATATCCTTACAGAAAGCAGTCTACATAAGGACTTCAAACTACCcaacaagagcagaaggaatACTTTAAAGCGCAACATACCCATGGGAATCTCAATCTTGCTTCAGAAAGGTAATAAATAAAGGTAAAAACTGATCATCACACACGTATTTACAGAGTCACTATTCCACCACACAACCACTTACCATTCCTTTTCTTAGCTGCTAAATAAATCTTCTTCAGGCCCTTTTCCAAAGCAGACAGCTTAATGCCAGACAAGTTGTTGGACCGATCCCGGTGCTGAGCTACAATCAAGGCCAACtaaggagaaaacacaaaaaatgaaatggagtCTAAATACAGCGCTAAGGGACACAGCAATAGTTGCAGGAAAACAGCTTTATTAACAATTAGCTTTAATTAACTAAATAAAACTCTTTTTTCTCCAGTGGCAGTTTAGCCATTTTCAGTATTCAGGGCCACTGTCACTGGGAAAAAGACAAAGTTCACTAAACACAGTTTCAGAATCATGTAAGGAAAGCAACTCAAAAATGGAGCTTCTCATTCTCACCAAGTCTTGTCCTTTTCTCCTGGATTTTTTATTGTCAATGGGAAATAACAGGGTTCCTCCTAACTGCAGGTCTGCCCAGAAAACaaggatggaagaaaaacaaatgaataaataaatctgtccTGTAGAGTCAATAGTGAGTGCAAACAGCAGAGATTCCACTGTCATGTTCTGTGTTATTCTTCTTGTCTGCCTCCTCATAACGGATTCAACAGTCAGAGCCCAGGGAAGCAAGACAGACACAAGCCTGCCCCAACACACAGTGACATGCCACCCAGTTAAAAACcacagatggaaagaaagacaCTAGAACAAGAATAAACCAGAAagttagagaaaaaaacaaaccacaaacaaaaaaccaacaggtCCTTCTACAGCAAAATGGTATTTAGACACCTCGCTTCCGCAACATCATTGGGATTGAAACTCTTAAGTATCTTGGCCTAGGGTTGTGTTTTAATCTCTTACCTTTCATCTTCCCTGCCAtctcatatatttttcttggctGATCAGAACGAGATTCCAGAGCTGTAAATAAACCACCCCTTCCCCAGCGGCCAGAGTCATCTAGAATGCAATGACAGATCAGTGTTTTAGAAGCTGAGATTGAAGATCATCCCTGAAGAAAAGGGGCCTACTCTAGCTAAATGCAATGAATGACCATCAAAAACAGATATGAGAACCACATATGAATTGAAGTGAACCAGCATGTAAGGGACTATCCTAAAGGATAAACTTTAGCCACTGAGGAAAATCAAACTTGTCACAGTTCCCTGAAAAAACTGCAGTAAGAATTCCTTTCGACTGCCCACTGTGGATATTCAACCAAGTATTTATCATGGTAGAGAGCATATAAAACTGTCAGTACCCTCATACCCAGGGAGAACATACACATATTATGTCCCCAGATTGGTGCTTTGGGCTTCCCACAATTAGATGTTTGTTATTTGTGGGCTATTCTTGTCACTTGGCATTTCCACTTTAACCACAAGTTTTTATGCTGAGTTTAACGTAAGCCAAAGCAGCAGAATGTTATAAGCTATAGCCTTGCTAAGAACTTCCACTGATTCTGGAACAACTCTGTAACCTGAATTTCTCTCCTCAGCTTCAGTGTCATGACAGAGGTCCTAAAACTAGTGACAGGCTTAGAACCTCTGTACTGTTAGTGCAGAGAGACAAACACCATGAGAGTGAAGTTCTGACCTCAGCCTCTGAAAACACCCATCTCCCTCTGCTGACTGCACAAGGGAGGTGATTTTTAATATCTCAGTTCAGTCCTTACAGCTTACATGGGACAAATATAAGGTCTTCACCTTCAGAGGCATTGTCCCCACTTGTCCACAGAAGTGCAATTTCTAGACATACCTTTCAAGAGACTCAGCCAGAAACACAGACCCACATACCCCTTCCTAATACTTGTGTGGGTTATACATTTAGAAGTAGAGTCTGTACTGCCTCTATACAACTCAAGATCAAGTCAAACTCAAAATGATTTCAGTCTAGTATGGAACTAGAAATTACCAAGCTAGGAAGGTCAATTCAGCCCCTTGCCCACCCCACTTTACAATAGTTCTGTTGTCAGAAGTCCTACCCAGGCAGTGGACAATGATGgcatcttcctcttctgctttgggGTGGGTGACATCTCCCATTACGTACTTGATACAGTTTAGGTCCACATCTCTGTAATCCAAATCCACATTCAGCCCAGCCTCTCCCTCCTCAAACTCTTCCTCAGACTCGCTTTCCTCTGAAGGGAGACAGGTAGATGTGTAATGATTTGACTCCCACCAAGCCATCCTGAAACAAGAGAACAAAttcaatgaaaataagcaaaaatggGGGGAGGTCTACACCTTGCTTTAAATGACTACAGCAAAACACAGGAAATCCCCATCTGCATCCCTTCTGCTGCCCTCCTCTATTTTAGATAGGAACCAAGATTACTCTAGCTGGTATCTGCGATTTTAACTGCCATGTGCTGGTGTGATAAAATGACTGTaggcatagaaaaaaaataagcatacaACAAAGCGGAAGGAGTTATTCAGAgtggtgaaaagaaaaacagggaacaAGAAGAAGTTAATACATGTGCCAATGAATTACAGATATTAGGATGAGACATGGGGACATCTGAAGTCTGACACTTCAGATGTAGGTTGTCCCAAACACTCACTATACACTCAGATACAAGGCTCTCATTCAGGCCAGTCTGGATGAATTACATTAGATGTGAAGTATTCAGAAATATCCTGATGTATGAAGCTAACTCTTTAGGGTGATCTGCAGCCATTTTATCATCTTTTCCTCCCCTCATTCTCAGCCCCACTTGCCAGCGCGGATACAGAGCATGTTTCTAGAGCACACTGTAACAGATACCAGTTTAAAAGTAGTTGATGCAGTACGAGCCATACTTTTTCATGTGCTCTGCCACTGCTTttgccttcctcctttcctccatAAGCTTTGCTCTCTTTGCAGCTGCTTCTTGGCGCTTCTTCCTCCgagcctccagctcctctgcactcAACAAGTGTTTCCTCCTGGTTGACTGGTCCCGAAGGCCTGTAAGAAGAGTCtagagaaagcaagcagcaattcAGTGCTGCTCATCTCAAGCACACATCTGGTGCCCACTTTATGCTGCACTCCTTTCCCATTTGTCTACTTGTCTACAGCTCTCAACCATCAGATCCTAGACGTCAAACAAATGGGTGGTTTTGTGATCTAAGTTTATATTAGTGCCCAGCATTTCATCTCTGATCTGTTACCAGATATTACTGGATTTGTCCAACCCTCAGATTCAAGAGCCAACAATGGCATATTAATCTTctaacatgttttttttctttgcaagctgTAAGTAAAGCTTGTGGAAAATGAAACTGACAGTTTCCTCTCAGTTAAGAGCATCGTATGCTTTGTCATAACTTTTGCCTTACATTTGCTTTGTTCCGGAGAGCTCTCCCTTCTTTACTGGTCTCTTCAGTCAAGGCTTTCTGAAGATCCAAAAGCTGATCAAATGCTTTTTGGTCTTCTCTGCTGGGTTCTTTTGAATAATCCTTGCCTTCATACACATACATGTGATCTTCAAAAAATAAGTTACAAGTATAAGAAAGGAACTGAAAGCCACTAACACTTCAACTATATAGCAAGATCAAAAGCAATTAGGCTTCTGTTACACTGTTCTACCCTCAGCAGAAAAAGACATTTGCT
The sequence above is a segment of the Excalfactoria chinensis isolate bCotChi1 chromosome 1, bCotChi1.hap2, whole genome shotgun sequence genome. Coding sequences within it:
- the CHD1L gene encoding chromodomain-helicase-DNA-binding protein 1-like isoform X5, producing the protein MSALQRKYYKAILTKDLDAFEGGTGRKVTLQNVLIQLRKCVAHPYLFNGVEPEPFEIGDHIIEASGKLCLLDKLLSFLYDGGHRVLLFSQMTKLLDILQDYMDYRGYSYERLDGSVRGEERHLAIKNFGQQPIFVFLLSTRAGGVGMNLTAADTVIFTDSDFNPQNDLQAIARAHRIGQHKPVKIIRLIGRDTVEEIIYRRAASKLRLTNAIVEGGQFALGVHKPHEASDLQLSEILKFGLDKLLSSEGSTVRDVELENILGETKGGKWVMDVVLPCEEEKKEDDTENHMYVYEGKDYSKEPSREDQKAFDQLLDLQKALTEETSKEGRALRNKANTLLTGLRDQSTRRKHLLSAEELEARRKKRQEAAAKRAKLMEERRKAKAVAEHMKKMAWWESNHYTSTCLPSEESESEEEFEEGEAGLNVDLDYRDVDLNCIKYVMGDVTHPKAEEEDAIIVHCLDDSGRWGRGGLFTALESRSDQPRKIYEMAGKMKDLQLGGTLLFPIDNKKSRRKGQDLLALIVAQHRDRSNNLSGIKLSALEKGLKKIYLAAKKRNASVHFPRIGYATKDFNWYGTERLIQKYLATRGIPTLIYYFPRNRGSAPQPSSSVTASKP